In Meiothermus ruber DSM 1279, the following proteins share a genomic window:
- the rdgB gene encoding RdgB/HAM1 family non-canonical purine NTP pyrophosphatase produces MHLLIATSNPGKFREIREGLAPLGWTLFSLLDYPFKLPPEEGSTFEDNAVLKAAFAAKHSGLPTLADDSGLEVAALGGEPGVYSARYGNKSTDTERNVYLLERLKGVPRAERKARFVAVLVMAYPDGYMELYRGETEGEILEAPRGEWGFGYDPLFYLPEAGKTFAEMTLEEKAAYSHRGKALRQLLEAHKLGRARKEQPLQE; encoded by the coding sequence CCAACCCAGGCAAGTTTCGTGAGATTCGGGAAGGGCTCGCGCCTTTGGGTTGGACGCTGTTTTCCTTGCTCGATTACCCCTTCAAGCTGCCGCCTGAGGAGGGCTCTACCTTTGAGGACAATGCCGTGCTTAAAGCGGCCTTCGCTGCTAAGCATAGCGGACTGCCCACCCTGGCCGATGACTCGGGCCTCGAGGTCGCCGCCCTGGGCGGGGAGCCTGGGGTCTACTCGGCCCGTTACGGCAACAAAAGCACCGACACTGAGCGCAACGTGTACCTGCTCGAGCGTCTCAAGGGCGTCCCCCGGGCCGAGCGCAAGGCCCGGTTTGTAGCCGTGCTGGTGATGGCCTACCCCGATGGTTACATGGAACTTTACCGGGGTGAGACCGAGGGAGAGATCCTCGAGGCCCCCCGTGGGGAGTGGGGCTTTGGCTACGACCCTTTATTTTATCTACCCGAAGCAGGTAAGACTTTTGCAGAGATGACCCTCGAGGAAAAGGCTGCATACTCCCACCGGGGCAAGGCCTTGCGGCAACTGCTCGAGGCCCACAAGCTCGGACGGGCTCGCAAAGAACAGCCCCTACAGGAGTAG